A DNA window from Vigna unguiculata cultivar IT97K-499-35 chromosome 10, ASM411807v1, whole genome shotgun sequence contains the following coding sequences:
- the LOC114165554 gene encoding receptor like protein 22-like, protein MSIITLLIFLLPFCLLNLSTNNIFVTGHCLGHQQSLLLHLRNNLIFNPTKSKKLIHWNQSDDCCEWTGVTCNKGHVIGLDLSQESISRGTDHLSSLFKLQYLQSLNLAHNDFHSEIPPEFKKLKSLRHLNLSNAGFEGQIPIEISFLTKLETLDLSNTVTSKHGLNGVFPENIFQIPSLQVLDVSYNPSLHGSLPNFPSQSSLYNFNLSHTNFSGPLPESIDNLKQLSKLDLSNCQFRGTLPYSMSNLTQLVHLDLSYNNFTGPIPSFSKSKAMVVLSLNHNHFTGTVPSTHFEGLTNLISIDLGDNSFDGRVPSSLSRLQSLQHLMLYYNKFDGVLDEFPNASVSSLEMLDLSGNNFEGPIPMSVFQLKRLRLLYLSKNKFNGTLQLGAIGRLQNLSSLDLAHNNLSVDARIDDASTFPSLKTLWLGSCNLRAFPEFLRNKSSLLYLDLSSNHIEGTIPNWIWKFDSMVILNVSYNFLTDFEGPFQNLTSNLFKLDLHSNSLQGPAPTFLKNAIYLDYSSNNFSSINFVDIANHIPFLYFLSLSNNSFHGKIHESFCNISDLRALDLSHNRFKGLIPMCLTGSSKLRLLNLGGNKLDGYISDTFSTSCSLRFLDLSGNLLRGTIPKSLANCQKLQVLNLGNNQLTDRFPCFLKSISSLRVMILRSNKLHGSIGCSNNIGNWETLQIVDLASNNFSGTLPSSLLLSWKTLMLDEDKGGRFGHLYFNLYDDFNPVNFITAIVDLSSELQIELAKVIASEPTLIIDHIISHVFEEGVGVRTYEDSVTIVNKGRQLNLVKILTAFTSLDFSSNSLEGPIPEELMNLTALHALNLSQNTFSGSIPSSLGNLKHLESLDLSENSLSGEIPTELAELSFLAVMNLSYNHLVGKIPTGTQIQTFEGDSFVGNEGLCGPPLTQNCDGGRKKLSPPASETPDSDTKGSIEWNILSVELGFTFGFGIYIFPLIFLKRWRMWYSNHVENILCKIVPQLDFVYVHRVGQNYRIMRWNPY, encoded by the coding sequence TGAGCCAAGAATCCATCTCTAGAGGTACTGATCATTTAAGCAGTCTCTTCAAGTTGCAATATTTGCAGAGTTTGAATTTGGCCCACAATGATTTTCATTCTGAGATTCCTCCAGAGTTCAAAAAGCTAAAGAGTTTGAGGCATTTGAATCTGTCAAATGCTGGATTTGAGGGGCAAATTCCAATTGAGATTTCTTTCCTGACCAAGTTAGAAACTCTTGATTTGTCTAACACAGTTACTTCAAAACATGGTTTGAATGGAGTCTTTCCAGAAAATATCTTCCAAATACCATCATTGCAGGTGCTTGATGTGTCTTATAATCCAAGTCTTCATGGCTCTCTACCAAACTTTCCAAGTCAAAGCTCTCTCTACAACTTCAACCTTAGCCACACAAATTTTTCTGGGCCTCTGCCAGAATCTATTGACAATTTGAAGCAATTGTCTAAATTAGACCTATCAAATTGCCAGTTCAGAGGAACACTTCCTTATTCAATGTCAAATCTCACCCAACTTGTTCATCTAGACCTATCATACAATAACTTTACTGGTCCTATTCCATCTTTTAGTAAATCCAAGGCCATGGTAGTTTTATCCCTTAATCATAATCATTTTACAGGTACAGTTCCATCTACTCATTTTGAAGGCCTTACAAATCTGATAAGCATTGATTTAGGAGATAACTCCTTTGATGGAAGAGTCCCTTCATCTTTATCAAGACTTCAATCTCTTCAACATCTCATGCTTTATTACAACAAATTTGATGGTGTGTTGGATGAATTTCCAAATGCTTCTGTGTCATCATTAGAGATGCTTGATTTGAGTGGCAACAACTTTGAAGGGCCTATTCCTATGTCTGTCTTTCAACTCAAAAGACTTCGTTTGCTTTATCTTTCCAAAAATAAGTTCAATGGCACTTTACAACTTGGTGCGATTGGGAGGCTGCAGAATCTGTCTTCACTTGATCTTGCACACAATAACTTGTCAGTTGATGCAAGAATTGATGATGCATCAACATTTCCCAGTTTGAAAACTCTCTGGTTAGGTTCATGCAATTTGAGAGCATTCCCTGAATTTTTGAGAAACAAATCTTCACTGCTCTACCTAGACTTGTCTAGCAATCACATTGAAGGAACAATACCAAACTGGATTTGGAAATTTGACAGTATGGTTATTTTGAATGTTTCTTACAACTTTCTGACAGATTTTGAAGGGCCTTTCCAAAACCTTACTTCAAATTTGTTCAAACTTGACCTTCACTCAAACAGTCTCCAAGGGCCTGCTCCTACTTTTCTGAAAAATGCCATTTATTTGGACTACTCAAGCAATAACTTCAGCTCTATTAACTTTGTCGACATTGCTAATCACATTCCTTTCTTGTACTTTCTCTCCCTCTCAAACAACAGTTTTCATGGAAAAATTCATGAATCCTTTTGTAACATTTCAGATCTTCGAGCACTTGATCTTTCTCATAACAGATTCAAAGGCCTCATTCCAATGTGTTTGACAGGAAGTAGCAAACTCAGGCTACTAAATCTTGGTGGAAATAAACTCGATGGTTACATTTCGGATACATTCTCAACTTCATGTTCTCTAAGGTTTTTGGATCTTAGTGGGAATCTTCTAAGGGGAACCATCCCAAAATCTCTAGCTAATTGCCAAAAACTACAAGTTCTAAACCTTGGAAACAATCAACTAACTGACAGATTTCCATGCTTCTTGAAGAGCATCTCCTCCCTCAGAGTCATGATTTTAAGGTCAAACAAATTGCATGGGAGTATTGGATGTTCCAATAACATTGGCAATTGGGAAACACTTCAAATTGTTGATTTAGCCTCCAACAATTTCAGTGGCACATTACCATCATCACTCTTACTGAGTTGGAAAACTCTGATGCTTGATGAAGATAAGGGTGGACGATTTGGCCATCTATACTTCAATCTCTATGATGACTTTAATCCTGTGAATTTCATAACTGCAATTGTAGATCTCAGTAGTGAGCTACAAATAGAGTTAGCAAAAGTTATAGCATCAGAGCCAACCCTTATAATAGACCACATAATCTCTCATGTATTTGAGGAAGGTGTTGGTGTGAGAACATACGAGGATTCGGTTACAATTGTGAACAAAGGTAGACagttaaatttggttaaaatccTCACTGCCTTCACTTCCTTGGATTTCTCATCAAACAGTTTGGAAGGGCCAATACCAGAAGAGCTTATGAATCTCACTGCACTGCATGCTCTTAACTTGTCACAGAACACTTTCTCAGGTAGCATCCCTTCTTCCTTAGGCAATCTGAAGCACCTTGAGTCCTTGGACTTGTCAGAAAACTCTTTGAGTGGAGAGATTCCAACAGAGCTTGCAGAGTTATCATTTCTTGCTGTCATGAATCTTTCTTACAACCATTTGGTGGGCAAAATACCCACAGGCACACAAATTCAGACATTTGAGGGTGATTCTTTTGTGGGCAATGAAGGGTTATGTGGACCTCCACTAACCCAGAACTGTGATGGTGGAAGGAAAAAGCTTTCACCACCAGCATCTGAAACGCCTGATTCTGATACAAAGGGTTCAATTGAATGGAATATCTTGAGTGTGGAATTGGGGTTTACTTTTGGCTTTGGAATTTACATATTCCCACTCATTTTCTTGAAGAGATGGAGAATGTGGTATTCCAACCATGTGGAAAACATCCTCTGCAAGATTGTTCCTCAGCTTGATTTTGTTTATGTGCATCGTGTGGGACAAAATTATAGAATCATGAGGTGGAACCCCTACTGA